Proteins encoded in a region of the Rickettsia tillamookensis genome:
- a CDS encoding autotransporter domain-containing protein yields the protein MSALDSLVIKVKSRSDITKITPDTKHEVILKEAGGNFTPVAQNKVTVDTGGELNRLIRWVRWVSDENGVVLLNNNDNGGGNPENPDPGDGDPENPDDGDNGGENPGDGEGSVIVPIFDPKPIRDEVTGPIAPGLVEQLIGIGIGNESDAGKVLNDLGSTKNVSETLNRLGGRTDIREVSEGLGEFNIEEIQDILTDISVNMDSVVSSGINARLGEVNNKDESTFTLNGLNKPTSGNNHESRANYYAAAAAGDEDIIGTGIWIVPFYGIATQKSRNDGASGYKSKSQGGIIGFDYALSDSVIVGAAYTRADSKLRHQNYKVGDKTKAISDIYSIYGLYNCETSNFFVEAIGSYGRSKIKNYEKRKVYTDDQTAIGKFNNTSYSGELLGGYNYLISNLTAITPIIGTRYATFKNNSYTEVGTTFQNLSVRKKSYDRFEGIAGLKGVTNFFVRDVRIKPELHGFVSYDFKGKLPNIDARLDGIDEPLTTVKFKPTKLNYNLGGSLSVQYNMMEFGIRYNLSLAKKYIANQGSLRLKVNL from the coding sequence ATGTCAGCTTTAGATAGTTTAGTAATTAAAGTCAAATCACGCTCTGATATTACTAAAATTACTCCTGATACTAAACATGAAGTAATACTAAAAGAAGCAGGTGGAAATTTTACTCCTGTTGCTCAAAATAAAGTTACTGTTGATACAGGTGGAGAATTAAACAGGTTAATAAGATGGGTAAGATGGGTAAGCGATGAGAATGGAGTTGTATTACTGAATAATAATGATAACGGTGGTGGTAATCCCGAAAATCCTGATCCAGGAGACGGTGATCCAGAGAACCCAGATGACGGTGATAACGGTGGAGAAAATCCTGGAGACGGAGAAGGTAGTGTAATAGTGCCTATTTTTGATCCAAAACCGATAAGAGATGAGGTTACGGGTCCTATAGCTCCCGGTCTTGTAGAGCAATTAATTGGTATTGGCATTGGTAATGAGAGTGATGCAGGTAAAGTATTAAATGATTTAGGATCAACAAAAAATGTTTCAGAAACTTTAAATCGGTTAGGCGGAAGAACGGATATACGAGAAGTGAGTGAGGGACTTGGAGAGTTTAATATAGAAGAAATACAGGACATATTAACAGATATTTCGGTAAATATGGACAGCGTTGTTTCTTCAGGGATTAATGCTAGACTAGGTGAAGTAAATAATAAAGATGAAAGTACATTTACATTAAATGGTTTAAATAAACCTACTAGTGGCAATAATCATGAAAGTCGTGCTAATTACTATGCGGCAGCAGCTGCCGGTGATGAAGATATTATCGGTACGGGTATTTGGATAGTTCCTTTCTACGGCATCGCTACACAAAAATCCCGTAATGATGGGGCAAGTGGGTATAAGTCTAAATCTCAAGGAGGAATAATAGGTTTTGATTATGCTCTAAGTGACAGTGTAATAGTTGGAGCTGCTTATACTAGAGCCGATAGTAAATTACGCCACCAAAATTATAAAGTTGGTGATAAGACTAAAGCTATAAGTGACATATATTCTATCTATGGACTTTATAATTGTGAGACAAGTAATTTCTTTGTTGAAGCTATAGGCTCATACGGTAGAAGTAAAATTAAGAATTATGAAAAACGTAAGGTTTATACGGATGATCAAACTGCAATCGGTAAATTTAATAACACTTCTTATAGTGGTGAATTACTTGGTGGTTATAATTATTTAATATCTAACCTCACGGCTATAACCCCGATAATTGGAACTCGTTATGCTACGTTTAAAAATAATAGTTATACTGAAGTAGGAACTACTTTCCAGAATTTATCCGTTAGAAAAAAATCATATGATAGATTTGAAGGCATAGCTGGATTAAAAGGTGTAACTAATTTCTTTGTAAGAGACGTAAGAATAAAACCGGAATTACACGGCTTCGTAAGTTATGATTTTAAAGGGAAATTACCGAATATTGATGCACGGCTTGATGGAATAGATGAGCCGCTTACAACAGTTAAATTTAAACCTACAAAACTAAATTATAATTTAGGCGGAAGTCTTTCTGTTCAATATAATATGATGGAGTTTGGTATTAGATATAATTTATCCCTTGCGAAGAAATATATAGCGAACCAAGGTTCTTTAAGGCTTAAGGTAAATTTATAA
- a CDS encoding Fic family protein, which yields MSLQNFRIHKRLRLNPEIVEEIYTIISEIEGVKNSWQITKQLLPQTLDRLTRSVIITSTGSSNRIEGNKLTDDQVENLYRNLNVRKFKTRDEQEIAGYLQCLELIFDNYKEIHITESFILKLHSDMLVYSDKDMYHKGNYKFASNRVEAKDYDGNVVGVIFEPTPPYLVKKEIQELIDWYNLAVNDKSKHSLILIANFIFEYLAIHPFQDGNGQTSRLLTNLLLLKHGYLFTQIVSHERIIEENKIDYYKTLNKTQRSWKTELEDITDWLKFFLNVVKLQTIKALQIIKEDNIEYLLSEKQLAVWNWINKESKEFSRKDAVDATGFPKRTIESIIKKLVDFKRLERIGQGKATRYKLK from the coding sequence ATGAGCTTACAAAATTTTCGTATTCATAAAAGATTAAGGTTAAACCCTGAAATAGTTGAAGAAATTTATACTATAATTTCTGAAATTGAAGGAGTAAAAAATAGTTGGCAAATTACTAAACAGCTGTTACCTCAAACTCTAGATCGCTTAACTCGCAGCGTAATTATAACTTCTACCGGTTCTTCTAATCGTATTGAGGGTAATAAACTTACTGATGATCAAGTAGAAAATCTTTATAGAAATTTAAATGTTCGGAAATTTAAAACACGAGATGAACAGGAAATAGCAGGATATCTACAATGTCTTGAATTGATTTTTGATAATTATAAAGAAATACATATTACAGAATCATTCATATTAAAATTACATAGCGATATGTTGGTTTATAGTGATAAAGATATGTATCATAAGGGCAATTATAAATTTGCCTCAAATCGTGTAGAGGCAAAAGATTATGACGGTAATGTAGTTGGAGTAATATTTGAGCCGACACCGCCGTATTTAGTTAAAAAAGAAATACAGGAATTGATAGATTGGTATAATCTAGCAGTTAACGATAAGTCTAAGCATTCGCTCATACTTATTGCTAATTTTATTTTTGAATATTTAGCGATTCACCCGTTTCAGGACGGTAACGGACAAACAAGTAGATTATTAACAAATCTATTGCTTCTAAAACATGGTTATTTATTTACTCAAATCGTTTCTCATGAGCGTATTATTGAAGAAAACAAAATTGATTATTATAAGACGTTAAATAAAACTCAAAGATCTTGGAAAACAGAACTTGAAGATATTACCGATTGGTTAAAGTTCTTTTTAAATGTAGTTAAGCTACAAACTATTAAAGCTTTACAGATTATCAAAGAAGATAATATAGAATATTTATTATCCGAAAAACAATTAGCAGTATGGAATTGGATTAATAAAGAAAGTAAAGAGTTTAGTCGGAAGGATGCAGTAGATGCAACAGGCTTTCCTAAGCGAACTATTGAATCCATAATAAAAAAATTAGTCGATTTCAAACGATTAGAACGAATAGGGCAGGGAAAAGCCACTCGTTATAAACTTAAGTAA
- a CDS encoding Rpn family recombination-promoting nuclease/putative transposase gives MSEKIKHDKFFQKALENPYIAREFFETYLPPHIKALFSPATLTLQNDSFIELSLKESIKDVLFSVKINNSESYLYLLLEHQSSSDHLMAFRLFKYMLNIAERHSNLYPSSKKFPFIYPLVFFNDNQKYTAPLNLWDLFENSELVKATWSNDYQLIDLQNIDDEKLKKDPWLAILQILMKYIHKPNLFDKWQEISNCLTIVASSNTGIDYIKSALSYSLTKIEQTDKIELENILKTCLNPKVEEEIMGSIAHHWLQEGIEKGMQLQKAKDEEIMGSIAHHWLQEGIEKGIQIQKAKDMEVAEYIVKAEKITLVKKMLTDKEPIEKILKYTGLTKKEIEQLK, from the coding sequence ATGTCAGAAAAAATAAAGCATGATAAATTTTTCCAAAAAGCTTTAGAAAATCCATACATCGCTAGAGAGTTCTTTGAAACTTACCTGCCGCCGCATATAAAAGCTTTATTTTCTCCTGCTACTTTAACGCTGCAAAATGATAGTTTTATAGAGTTGAGTCTTAAAGAATCTATAAAGGATGTTTTATTTTCCGTTAAAATTAATAACAGTGAAAGTTATCTATATCTACTACTGGAACATCAAAGTAGTTCTGATCACTTGATGGCTTTTCGCTTGTTTAAATATATGTTAAATATAGCTGAGCGACATTCAAATTTGTATCCTAGCTCCAAGAAATTTCCGTTTATATATCCGTTGGTATTTTTTAACGATAATCAAAAATATACTGCTCCTTTAAATTTATGGGATTTATTTGAAAATAGTGAATTAGTAAAAGCTACTTGGAGCAATGATTATCAACTTATAGACTTGCAAAATATAGATGATGAGAAATTAAAAAAAGATCCTTGGCTTGCTATTTTACAAATTCTAATGAAATATATTCACAAACCTAATTTATTTGATAAATGGCAAGAAATATCTAACTGTTTGACAATAGTTGCTAGTTCTAATACCGGTATTGATTATATAAAAAGTGCTTTGAGTTACTCTTTGACTAAAATAGAACAAACTGATAAAATAGAGTTAGAAAATATACTTAAAACATGTTTAAATCCTAAAGTAGAAGAGGAAATTATGGGAAGTATTGCACACCATTGGCTTCAAGAAGGTATCGAGAAAGGTATGCAGCTCCAAAAAGCTAAAGATGAGGAAATCATGGGAAGCATTGCACACCATTGGCTTCAAGAAGGTATCGAAAAAGGTATACAAATCCAAAAAGCTAAAGATATGGAAGTTGCTGAATATATAGTAAAGGCAGAAAAAATTACCTTAGTTAAAAAAATGCTAACGGATAAAGAGCCTATAGAAAAAATTCTAAAATATACCGGTTTAACAAAAAAAGAAATAGAGCAGCTGAAATAA
- a CDS encoding glycoside hydrolase TIM-barrel-like domain-containing protein gives MVNMFGSFFSSLGSSIGNTFGGGIFSSVGRFAGKMLGEYLDQLNHEPIEYDNIKNFKENFKYITANYGEAIPLIFGTARVNGKIIWADNIKEVANSTRHKEYFPYFHNLKSVTNFTEYSYFFSFAVSICEGEITEINRVWAGDEIINLGKYNFRLYKGSETQLPDPLIENYLGSGKTPAFRSLSYIVFEELPLEDFGNIIPNFSFEVTRKPNIYLPNNYAKVENLISSINMIPGSGEFVYDTEVQYKTLSSSYGGVISHEAINSHNHYNIADSIFSLNQLQTTCPNIKWIAPVVSWFGDSLDIGYCSIKPAIEFNDPLTSYSCTWQVGRYNRANAKIISKDEHDNPHYGGTVNDASLVHYLTELKRRNLKIMFYPMFFMDLSGKPWRGHVTGSANVVSNFFHKADGYNNFILHYARLVKDYVDAFIIGSELIGITSIKDSANNFPAVLELINLARLVKEILGSNVQVTYAADWSEYHHTSGGWYNLDPLFASPYIDFVGIDAYFPLTSSLSSQITKEEIMKGCRSGEGYDYYLDGNSNKQPLSAAYAWKNIGYWWENHHYNPDGNRTAWQPKMKKIWFTEFGFPSIDKAPNQPNVFFDPKCTDGGSPKYSSAGTDFSVQRTAIKGFVEYWQTQEYIEEMFLWTWDARPYPAWPHGNIWSDNHLWEKGHWVNGKFGTCSLAEIILELSARSGIDLKKIDISTIDEVVDGFILNKILSTIDVINSLRIFYFFDVIASECEKIKFLKRGAGNLEHLSSESLIKILDNSYLKQTEIPEENIISKLSINFIDRFNNYTNSYCYISNETDSNSPTLNVKIPIILSLPEIEKIGGLILKNASIESKVIKFLIPSIFHRFKPGDFLILHYNKLKYQIRIVNI, from the coding sequence ATGGTAAATATGTTTGGAAGTTTTTTTAGTTCACTTGGCAGTAGCATAGGAAATACATTTGGAGGCGGCATATTTTCAAGCGTGGGAAGATTTGCCGGTAAAATGCTTGGTGAGTATTTAGATCAACTAAATCACGAACCGATAGAATATGACAATATTAAAAATTTCAAAGAAAATTTTAAATATATAACAGCTAATTACGGCGAAGCTATACCGTTAATTTTCGGTACTGCAAGAGTTAACGGAAAAATAATTTGGGCAGATAACATAAAAGAGGTAGCAAATAGTACTCGTCATAAAGAATATTTCCCTTATTTTCATAACTTAAAATCCGTTACTAATTTCACTGAATATAGCTATTTCTTTTCTTTTGCAGTTAGTATTTGCGAGGGAGAAATTACCGAGATTAACAGAGTATGGGCAGGTGATGAGATAATAAATTTAGGTAAGTATAATTTTAGATTATATAAAGGCTCAGAAACACAACTACCCGATCCTTTAATTGAAAACTATCTAGGCAGCGGCAAAACCCCTGCTTTTAGGTCACTTAGCTATATAGTCTTTGAAGAATTACCTTTAGAAGATTTTGGTAATATTATTCCAAATTTCTCATTTGAGGTAACGAGAAAACCCAATATTTATCTGCCTAATAATTATGCAAAAGTTGAAAATCTAATTAGTAGCATTAACATGATTCCGGGTTCAGGCGAATTTGTTTACGATACGGAAGTACAGTATAAAACTTTGAGCAGTTCTTACGGCGGTGTTATAAGCCATGAGGCTATTAACTCTCATAATCATTATAATATTGCAGATAGTATATTTAGTCTCAATCAGCTACAAACCACATGCCCTAATATAAAATGGATAGCACCGGTAGTTTCTTGGTTTGGCGATAGTTTAGATATAGGCTATTGCAGCATAAAACCTGCTATAGAGTTTAACGACCCTCTAACCTCATATTCATGTACTTGGCAAGTCGGTCGTTATAATAGAGCAAATGCTAAAATTATCTCTAAAGATGAGCATGACAACCCTCATTACGGCGGCACTGTTAATGATGCTAGTTTAGTGCATTACCTAACCGAGCTTAAAAGACGTAATTTAAAAATTATGTTTTATCCAATGTTTTTCATGGATCTATCAGGTAAACCATGGCGTGGGCATGTAACAGGTTCTGCAAATGTAGTAAGTAATTTTTTTCATAAAGCGGACGGTTATAATAACTTCATTCTTCACTATGCAAGGCTTGTTAAAGATTACGTTGACGCCTTTATAATCGGCTCGGAACTAATCGGCATAACTTCTATAAAAGATTCAGCAAATAATTTTCCGGCAGTGCTAGAACTTATAAATCTTGCTCGTTTAGTAAAAGAAATATTAGGAAGTAATGTACAAGTTACTTATGCCGCTGATTGGTCGGAATATCATCATACTAGCGGCGGGTGGTATAATTTAGACCCGTTATTTGCTTCCCCTTATATTGATTTTGTCGGGATAGATGCTTATTTCCCTTTAACTAGTTCTTTAAGCTCTCAGATAACTAAAGAAGAAATTATGAAAGGTTGCAGGTCAGGTGAAGGGTATGATTATTATTTAGACGGTAACAGTAATAAACAACCTCTATCTGCTGCTTATGCTTGGAAAAATATAGGTTATTGGTGGGAAAATCATCACTATAATCCTGATGGAAATCGAACGGCTTGGCAACCAAAAATGAAAAAAATATGGTTTACCGAGTTTGGCTTTCCGTCAATAGATAAAGCTCCAAACCAGCCAAACGTGTTCTTTGATCCCAAATGTACGGACGGCGGTAGTCCTAAATATTCCTCGGCAGGTACGGATTTCTCAGTGCAACGCACGGCTATTAAAGGATTTGTAGAATATTGGCAAACGCAAGAATATATAGAAGAAATGTTCTTATGGACTTGGGACGCACGCCCCTACCCTGCATGGCCGCACGGGAATATTTGGAGCGATAATCATTTATGGGAAAAAGGACATTGGGTTAACGGCAAATTCGGCACTTGCAGCCTTGCCGAGATAATCCTTGAGCTATCTGCTAGAAGCGGTATCGACCTGAAGAAAATCGATATTTCTACTATTGACGAAGTGGTAGACGGTTTTATTTTAAATAAAATTTTATCTACAATAGATGTTATTAATTCTCTAAGAATATTTTACTTTTTTGATGTGATAGCAAGTGAATGTGAAAAAATTAAATTTCTGAAGCGAGGAGCAGGTAATTTAGAGCATCTAAGCAGCGAGAGTTTAATAAAAATTTTAGATAATAGTTATTTAAAGCAAACAGAAATACCTGAAGAAAATATTATTAGCAAGCTTAGTATTAATTTTATCGATAGGTTTAATAATTATACTAATTCCTATTGTTACATAAGCAATGAAACAGATTCAAATAGTCCTACCCTTAACGTCAAAATTCCTATTATTTTATCCCTACCCGAAATAGAGAAAATAGGAGGATTAATCTTAAAAAATGCTTCTATTGAAAGTAAAGTAATTAAATTCCTAATACCTTCCATCTTTCATAGGTTTAAGCCAGGCGATTTTTTAATACTGCATTATAACAAACTTAAATATCAAATTAGAATAGTAAATATATAA
- a CDS encoding DUF2608 domain-containing protein has product MFKKSLFILLLLITSLVKAEIIEVDNLDKIKQDFKENYNKNYAPQDLLVVTVLDEFLFKPLVPIVEQLDQDIYIKLTPLLLNINKNPKTIYINQLILTNDSYKKELQEADFPNFVNEMSNSKIPIIAVNDGFTGNFNNIPKFEIWFADYLKKNFNIDFSNSFPNNNYIIFNNLDSFANTYPVFYKGILTSNNISEAEMMLNFLVQMNFIPKCFIMISSSVELLSSMEFQLNSYSSNILFIGYHYNNKNAPENKDAAYYTKTIGDLIPQINKLKRNNPPLKNNNAKGKNPYDTNK; this is encoded by the coding sequence ATATTCAAAAAATCTTTATTCATCTTACTATTACTTATTACTTCCTTAGTTAAAGCAGAAATTATCGAAGTAGATAACTTAGATAAAATAAAACAAGATTTTAAAGAAAATTATAATAAAAATTATGCACCTCAGGATTTATTAGTAGTAACGGTGTTAGATGAATTTTTGTTTAAGCCTTTAGTGCCTATCGTTGAACAACTTGATCAAGATATATATATTAAACTAACTCCTCTTTTGCTTAATATTAATAAAAATCCAAAAACTATTTATATAAATCAATTGATTTTAACTAATGATAGTTATAAGAAAGAATTACAAGAAGCTGATTTTCCAAATTTTGTAAATGAAATGAGTAATAGTAAAATTCCTATAATAGCAGTAAATGATGGCTTTACCGGTAATTTTAATAATATTCCTAAATTTGAAATATGGTTTGCCGATTATTTAAAGAAAAATTTCAATATTGATTTTTCAAATAGTTTTCCAAACAATAATTATATTATTTTTAATAATTTAGACAGTTTTGCTAATACTTATCCGGTATTTTATAAGGGTATATTGACGAGTAATAATATATCGGAAGCGGAAATGATGCTCAATTTCCTTGTTCAAATGAATTTTATACCGAAATGCTTTATAATGATTAGTAGTAGCGTAGAATTGCTAAGTTCAATGGAATTTCAGCTTAATAGTTATAGTTCTAATATATTATTTATTGGTTATCATTATAATAATAAAAATGCTCCGGAAAATAAAGATGCTGCATATTATACTAAAACCATTGGTGATTTAATACCTCAAATAAATAAATTAAAAAGAAATAATCCACCTTTAAAGAATAATAATGCGAAAGGTAAAAATCCTTATGACACGAATAAATAA
- a CDS encoding DUF2608 domain-containing protein: MRKVKILMTRINKVLLSLLCLVISYAGYGQIIPTYSVDSVTMKNLLPKIDADTLVLINIDNTIITPKSKLFRYQDNSYINFTKYLYSLAAGNASVNKTIAKLIVQRQMMLVESKWVDLINKMKQQGATVLGLQEITAPCNLIENYEGWLYTLLYGLNINFTNKVNDKDVFRFNPSDAGAPIFYLGIIFTGNINRVKTLVEFLKIIPKQPTKIVIFANNKKDLENMDSYLSMVDIGYYGIEYLGWQMLPGSPDHQIAELQQSTFLNTGQWLEDDVAAKMLNK; encoded by the coding sequence ATGCGAAAGGTAAAAATCCTTATGACACGAATAAATAAAGTTTTATTGAGTTTACTTTGCTTAGTTATTTCGTATGCGGGCTATGGTCAAATTATTCCTACTTACTCTGTAGATTCGGTAACAATGAAAAATTTATTACCGAAGATAGATGCAGATACGCTGGTACTTATAAATATAGATAATACTATTATAACACCGAAATCCAAATTATTTCGATATCAGGATAATTCTTATATAAATTTTACTAAATATTTATATAGTCTTGCAGCGGGTAACGCATCAGTTAATAAAACTATTGCAAAATTGATAGTGCAGCGTCAAATGATGCTTGTTGAATCTAAATGGGTAGATTTAATTAATAAGATGAAGCAGCAAGGTGCAACAGTTTTAGGTCTTCAAGAAATAACTGCTCCATGTAATTTAATTGAAAATTATGAAGGATGGTTATATACATTACTTTACGGACTCAATATTAATTTTACTAATAAAGTTAATGATAAAGATGTATTTAGATTTAATCCAAGCGATGCTGGAGCCCCTATTTTTTATTTAGGTATAATATTTACCGGTAATATAAATAGAGTAAAAACTCTTGTAGAGTTCTTAAAAATTATACCAAAACAACCTACAAAAATAGTAATTTTTGCAAATAATAAAAAAGATTTAGAAAATATGGACTCTTATTTAAGCATGGTTGATATAGGATATTATGGAATTGAATATTTAGGGTGGCAAATGTTGCCGGGATCACCTGATCATCAAATCGCTGAGTTGCAGCAATCTACGTTTTTAAATACCGGTCAGTGGTTAGAGGATGATGTAGCTGCAAAGATGTTAAATAAATAA
- a CDS encoding 3'(2'),5'-bisphosphate nucleotidase CysQ, translated as MNDNLINALKDLIINTGKVALDIKKAGILTDIKSDGSVVTNADKEISKVIYQALQVLTPKIAIVCEEQPLPILSSDTFWLIDPIDGTRSYVNGKNTYTVNIGLIKNGLPTIGLIYHPETAKLYYTDVQGRLKIEQNSKEIFVNHEPKHEELNAVIGFYNSNKATKEFLSKYSFGQINAIGSSIKLCLIAEGAADIYPKFGQTMEWDIAAGHALIKAGGGNILDTQGQEITYGKENFANPNFFACSKYWLEKETGFREY; from the coding sequence ATGAATGACAATTTAATTAATGCTTTAAAAGATTTAATTATTAATACCGGCAAGGTTGCACTAGATATAAAAAAGGCAGGAATATTGACTGATATTAAATCAGATGGGTCAGTAGTCACTAATGCCGATAAGGAAATTAGTAAAGTAATTTATCAGGCTCTACAAGTCTTAACCCCCAAAATAGCTATAGTATGTGAAGAGCAGCCGCTACCTATATTAAGCAGTGATACTTTTTGGTTAATCGATCCTATTGACGGGACACGGAGCTATGTAAACGGTAAAAATACATATACGGTAAATATAGGGCTTATTAAAAACGGTCTTCCAACTATCGGCTTGATATATCACCCTGAAACAGCAAAGCTATATTATACCGATGTACAGGGGCGGTTAAAAATCGAACAGAATTCTAAAGAAATATTTGTTAATCATGAACCTAAACATGAAGAGCTTAATGCGGTAATAGGTTTTTATAATTCAAATAAAGCTACTAAAGAATTTTTAAGTAAATATTCATTCGGTCAAATAAATGCAATAGGTAGTTCAATTAAACTATGCTTAATTGCTGAAGGAGCAGCTGATATATATCCAAAATTCGGTCAAACTATGGAGTGGGATATAGCGGCAGGTCATGCTTTAATTAAAGCCGGCGGCGGTAATATTTTAGATACACAGGGACAAGAAATTACTTACGGTAAAGAAAATTTCGCTAACCCCAATTTTTTCGCCTGTAGTAAATATTGGTTGGAAAAGGAGACTGGGTTTCGTGAATACTAA